TTAGGGGAAACAGTACTAGATGCTTAAAGCTCCCTGACCCAGTAGGTGGTGGCAATACACGCTATAGTGGCAACTATCTAAATTTTTTGTTCAGTACTTATGCCAACGGCACGGACTTGAGTGGCGGCACGATTCCAAACGAGACCCGCATGACCGTAGCCAAGCGGGTGGCAACAGATCTTGTCAATAATTCCAGTGGCATGCGTTTTGGTGTATCCAGCTTCTACGCCGGCTCAGGTACGTCTCAAAACTATGGTCACGGTGCAACGATCGATGCTACCTGCGGAAGCAGTACAACTGATCTGACTAGCGCAATTTCTGGCTACAGTGCTTCGACCAGCACCCCTCTGTCAGAGGCCCTTTACGAAATCACGCGCTATTTTCGAGGCATGTCAAGCTATTACCATAGCGACGTCAGCTACACCAGCCCTATCCAATACCGATGCCAAAAGAATTTCACCATTGTGATTACCGATGGTTTGCCGACTTACGACACGAATATACCAGCGAGCGACCCGGACGATAACAACTCCAGACTTCCCAATTGGGATGGGCTGGCGCCTGATACAAGCAGCAGCATGTATCCCAACTTCCCCCAGTACTCCGATGGCTTTCAGCCCACCGACTCTGAAGCAAAAGAAGGCTACTCACTCTATCTCGACGACCTCGCCAAGTTCGCCTATGACATCGACATGAGGCGCACCGGCACTGACAATGCCGATGTAAGCTACAACGATCCAGAATACAAAAAGCAAAACCTCAATACCTACACCATCGGCTTCGCCGCCGACAACCAGATGATGGAAGATGCTGCTGAATATGGGCACGGGCAATACTTCACGGCAAGCAACTCCGCGCAATTGATCCAGGCCCTGCAAAGAGTCGTCAACGACATCGCCGCGCGTACCGCTTCTGCCGCAGCTGTAGCTGTCAATACGACTACCGTCAGTTCGGATACCCGCATCTATCAGGCCACCTTTGATTCCGGTTCATGGGCGGGTGATCTGCAAGCCTATCCGGTCGAAATAGCGAATGGCGAAATCACCAAGGCCACACCTAGCTGGACCTCGGGCAGCGCCAACACCCAGCTCAAGCAGCGCGTCTCTGCAACTACTGATACGCGCAAGATCATTTCTTATAACGGCAGTACCGGGATTGCATTTACCTGGGCCACCCTCAGTAGCGCACAGAAGACACACCTTGTTGATGAGAACCGACTTAATTTCTTGCGGGGCCGCACGCAAGATGAGGGAGTGACATTTCGAGATCGCGACGGACCATTAGGCGACATCGTCAACTCACAGCCGGTATATGTCGCGAAGCCCCCTTTTACTTACTCGGATGCCACTTACCAGACTTTCAAAAGTGACCATGCAAACCGTACTCCAATGATCTATGTTGGTGCAAACGACGGCATGCTACATGCATTCAATGCATCAACCGGTGCAGAGGCCTTTGCCTATGTGCCCAACCTGCTCATGGATCAGCTAAAAAATCTTTCCAACATTCCCTATGCACATCAGTATTATGTCGATGGACCTATTACTGTTGGTGACGTTTATACAGGCACTTCATGGAAAACCTTGCTTGTCGGTGGCCTGGGCAAAGGCGGCAAGGGTTTTTACGCCCTTGATGTAACCAATCCGACTAGCACAACAGAAGAAGGCCTGAAATCGATAGTAAAATGGGAATTCACGGATGCTGACATGGGTTACAGCTTTGGCCGCCCACTCATCATCAAAACGGCTGCGGAAGGCTGGG
This Thermithiobacillus plumbiphilus DNA region includes the following protein-coding sequences:
- a CDS encoding pilus assembly protein; amino-acid sequence: MTVAKRVATDLVNNSSGMRFGVSSFYAGSGTSQNYGHGATIDATCGSSTTDLTSAISGYSASTSTPLSEALYEITRYFRGMSSYYHSDVSYTSPIQYRCQKNFTIVITDGLPTYDTNIPASDPDDNNSRLPNWDGLAPDTSSSMYPNFPQYSDGFQPTDSEAKEGYSLYLDDLAKFAYDIDMRRTGTDNADVSYNDPEYKKQNLNTYTIGFAADNQMMEDAAEYGHGQYFTASNSAQLIQALQRVVNDIAARTASAAAVAVNTTTVSSDTRIYQATFDSGSWAGDLQAYPVEIANGEITKATPSWTSGSANTQLKQRVSATTDTRKIISYNGSTGIAFTWATLSSAQKTHLVDENRLNFLRGRTQDEGVTFRDRDGPLGDIVNSQPVYVAKPPFTYSDATYQTFKSDHANRTPMIYVGANDGMLHAFNASTGAEAFAYVPNLLMDQLKNLSNIPYAHQYYVDGPITVGDVYTGTSWKTLLVGGLGKGGKGFYALDVTNPTSTTEEGLKSIVKWEFTDADMGYSFGRPLIIKTAAEGWVVAVTSGYNNSGQGYLYLLNPDTGAIIEKISTTIGTAANPSGLGQPSAADEDGDGVADYIYAGDLNGSLWKFDLTASNSNSWDIAFKVGSTKLPLITVKNASNQAQPITAAPEIVKHPTNGMLIILFGTGRYLGATDATDTQTQSFYAIKDSGSAIASTDRRTLVQQSLYTATINGQQTRLMTSNNVDWTVKDGWYMDFIDSGERNVTNPQVRNGALIFTSFIPNEDPCSFGGTGWLYDFNYLTGAAFEQPELDINNDGELDGNDVTGDVTSGDKTYKGTPGALQIGNGFAAKPTILDDGLRDKKFISKSDTSIRVVMERGGNKRTGNFRPISWREVF